CGCAATATTCGATGTCATCTGTTTTACTCGTACGTCTTAAGTGTCAATAAACACATGAAAGGATCGGCTGTGGCCCAAGAGTATCACGGCCACCCCGCAGTTTCATGCCGGGTGGCCTGCCATGCCGCGTTTTGCCTGCGACCTAAGCTTCCATTCCATCAAAGGGTTGATAGCGAATCTCGTTGATAAACCATTCTTTTCGCCCTGAAGGGGTTTGTACCACCACTTCATCGTCCACCTGTTTGCCGATGAGGGCTCTGGCCATGGGCGAATCTATGGTGATATAGCCCTTTTTGGTGTCTATTTCATCCTTGCCAACAATGCGGTAGCGCACCACAGCCCCTTCATCATTTTCCAGCTCCACCCAGGCGCCAAAGAAGACCTTGCCTTCCTGTTGGGGCGAATAGTCAACGATTTTAAGTACTTCAAGACGTTTGATGAGATAGCGCACCCGGCTGTCTATTTGCCTGAGCAGGCGCTTGTTGTAGGTGTAATCGGCGTTCTCGGAGCGATCGCCCTGGGCTGCCGCTTCCTGCACCTTGAGGGTGATTTCGGGACGGTATTCCTTCCACAGGTACTTGAGCTCTTTGTCCAGAGCTTCCCAGCCCTTGCGGGTAATGAGATGGGCTTTTTCTGTCATGGATATCTTGCATGGCCAACAAATCTTGAGACAGGGTTCCAGAACCTTGACTGGCTTTCAAGCCCTGTGGTGTTCAGATGATTATTGAATGTTACAAAGTCCCGGGTGCTTTTTGCGTACAAAGTGGCTAAATTTAGGATATTCGGTCACTTTTTCGGTTAAGATTCCGAAAACTTGCGTGCCAATTTGAGGGGAAGGATACATGGGACAGGAAACCTCCAAGATTCTGGTCGTTGATGATGATATGAGACTCAGAGCCCTGCTGGAGCGCTATCTGGTGGAGCAGGGATTTCAGGTCAGGGCAGCTGCCAATGCCGAGCAAATGGACCGGCTGCTGGAGCGCGAGAATTTTCATTTGCTGGTATTGGATTTGATGCTGCCCGGTGAGGATGGCCTGTCTATTTGCCGGCGTCTGCGTCAGACCGGCAGCCCCCTGCCCATCATCATGCTTACCGCCAAAGGCGATGAAGTCGACCGCATTATCGGCCTTGAGCTGGGAGCCGACGATTACCTGCCCAAACCCTTTAATCCACGGGAACTGCTGGCCCGCATCAAAGCCGTGATGCGCCGTCAGACCCAGGAAATCCCCGGTGCACCGGCGCAGCAGGAAGAAGAAGTGGGTTTTGGTGAGTTTCATCTCAATCTGGCGACCCGCGAAATGTATCGCGGTGACGAGTCCATTGCGCTCACCAGCGGTGAGTTTGCCGTGCTCAAGGTATTGGTGACACATCCACGTGAACCCCTCTCCCGGGATAAGCTGATGAACCTGGCGCGGGGCCGCGATTATTCGGCACTGGAGCGCTCCATCGACGTGCAGGTGTCCCGCCTTCGACGCCTGATTGAAAAAGATCCCGCCAATCCAAGGTATATCCAAACCGTGTGGGGCCTGGGGTATGTGTTTGTACCCGACGGCAGCGCCCGTCGTTAAGCCCGGAGCCGGATCATGAAACTTCGCTGGTGGCAGCGCTTGCTGCCCCGCAGCGCCTTCAGTCAAACCGTGATGCTGATAGGCTGTTTACTGTTGATTAATCAGCTGTTTTCCTATGTGTCTGTGGCGCTTTACGTCATCAAACCCAGCTATCAGCAAATCAACCAGCTCATTGCCAGGCAAATCAATTTTCTGTTTACCGAAGAGGCGGTCATTGGCCGCGAATACCTGAGTCTGGTGGATGCCCTCAATGCCAAGGTCGGCGATGGCAGCATGCACGTTTTCAACCAAAAGCAGGCCAAGGAAGCCGGAATAGACAACGCCACCTATTACGGGTTGCTGTCGAATCAGATGTCAGAATACCTCGGCGGCAATGCGGAAGTCCGCATCACCCAGGGCGAGACAGTGCAAATTTGGATCCGCCCGCCACAGGCACCCAGTGTTTGGATACGGGTACCCCTGTCGAGTTTCAACGAACTGGAAATGTCGCTGCTGACCCTGTACCTGATGGTCATTGGCGCGCTCAGTGTGGCCGGTGGCTGGCTGTTTGCCCGCCGCCAGAGCAAGCCCCTCAAGGCACTGCAGAAGGCGGCCATCAATGTGTCGCGGGGAGAATACCCCGAAGCCATTCCCCCTGCCGGCTCCAGCGAAATTGTGGAAGTGACCCACGCCTTTAACCAGATGGCCCACAGCATGCGGATGCTGGAGCAGGACAGGGCACTGATGATGGCGGGTATCTCCCACGATCTGCGCACTCCCCTCACCCGCATTCGTCTGGCCTCGGAAATGATGGTAGATGAGGATGCCTACCTCAGAGATGGCATCATCGCCGACATCGATGATATGAACGCCATCATCAATCAGTTCATCGCCTATATACGCCAGGATCAGGAAGCAGTATGGGAGAAAGCCGATATCAATCAGTTGGTAAGCGAGTATGCCCAGGCCGAGTCCAAACGAGATGGGGTAATTGAGCTGGCACTCGGCTCCTGTCAGGCGATCCCGGTGCAGGTTATCGCCATCAAACGGGTACTGGGTAATCTGGTGGAAAACGCCTTCCGCTACGGTCGGGGCTGGATACGCATCTCAACCCGAATGGAAAAGTCGGCCTTGGTACTGACGGTGGAAGACAACGGCCCCGGCATTCCTGTTGATCAAATCCCCAAACTCTTTCAACCCTTTACCCAGGGCGACATGGCCCGCGGCAGTCTGGGCTCAGGTCTGGGGCTGGCCATTATCAAGCGAATCGTGGACAGGCATCAGGGCAAGGTGAAACTCAGCAACCGGGTTGAAGGCGGTCTGAAAGCAGAGGTATTTTTACCGCTGGAATAAGTCAGCTTCATAAAATTGTCATCCAACCGTCATAAGCTGATGAAAATCGGCCTTAAACGTGAATCCGGATGAAAATCTCGACCCTGTCTCTGGGCGCATCTGCCCTGCTGTTGGTACTGGCAAGCCTGATGGCCGCCACCCTGTTGTGGACCAGCAATCAGCGTCAGCAACTGGAATTTCAAACCAGCGAACTCAATCGACTGCAGCAGCATTTTGTAATTGATGTCAGGCGCTTACTGGAATCATACCTCACAAGTGGCGATGCCAGTCGTTTGGAGGCCGCCCGCAATCAATTGGCCGACATGAGCACATCGCTGACAGTATTGGAGCCCTCCCAGGCCGAATCGCTGGCAAGCCGACTCGACACCTTTGGCAGCGAACTCGATGGCAAATACCGCGCAGCCGGCAAACTGGCCGGTAATCCACGCCAGTTGTTGTCCCACGCCGAGACGGAGCTGCTCGACTTTAACCGCCTTTTGGCCGCCTATGCCCGTGAAGGCCTGGAAACTTCGCCCGATAAGGCGAGCCAACTCCTTGCACTCACTGCCGAACTGCCACCACTGGTTTATGGATTATCTCAGCAAACCCACGGCTATCTTATTGACAAAGATACTCGCCTGAAGGGCATTCTGGATTCGAGTCTGGACAGCCTCGAACAATGGCGCGCCGCGCTCACCAACGCCCCCTTGCTTGGTCTGCTGGAGACCATAGATGAAGATGCCCTGATGCCCGGCGAAGAACCTCCACCGGCACAGGACAGGGCCGAAAGCCTGATAGCCGAACTCGACAGTCTCAGCGGACGCTACCGCCGTGAAATAGACAATACCCACAAGCTGCTGACCGACAACCAACAAACCCAGGCAGCACTGCGATCTGCCATCGCCGATACCGAAAGCCTGCTGCTCGCCATGGTTGACGAGCAGCATCTACGCAGCCAACACCTCAAGCAACAAATGCAGCTTATTCTCTATGCCATGGCAGCGGCGCTGGCTATCTATGCGTTCTTCTATCTGGTGATACAACAAAAAAGGGTGGTCAAGCCGCTAAAACGGCTCAATCAGGCCTTTATGCAACTCACTGAAACCGGCCAGCGGCAGCAACTGGATGTCCGCAGCCGCTGTGAAACCGGCCAGATAGCTGGCCACTTTAACCGCTTGCTGCAGCGCTTCGAGGTGGAAGACGAGGCCCAGCGACACAGGATCAGCGGGATTTCTGCCACCCTCGACCAGCTCAGACGCCAAATCGCCGACATGGCCAACAGTGCCGAGGCCACGGGTGAGATTGTCACCCAGGCGCGGGAACGCACGGAAGAATTAAGAATGCTGGCCAGTGAGGTCAGCGACAATTCCACCCGTGTGGCCAGCGACGCCAATACCACGGTGGAACGCATGACGCAAAGTCAGGCAGGTGCGGAAGAAATGCTGAGCGCCATCAAGGAAACCCGTGGCGCCGTTGAGGACTGTAATAGCTCGCTGCTGAGCCTGAATGGTTCCGTGAGTAAGGTCGCGGGCATCATAGATGTGATTGGAAATATCGCCGAACAAACCAACCTGCTGGCCCTCAACGCCGCCATCGAGGCTGCCAGAGCCGGAGAACAGGGACGCGGTTTTGCCGTGGTGGCCGATGAGGTACGCAGCCTGTCTCAGCGCACGCAGGTTTCGCTCAAGGAAATCCAGAATATTCTGGGTGAACTCAAGGGCGCCAGCGATCAATTGGCACTGAGGGTGGATGGCATAGACTCAGCCACGGGCACCCAGCAACAAAAAGCCAGCCAGCTGTGGGAAGCGGCCGAGGCCGTGCGTGAACATGCAGGAGTGATGGCGGGCACCGCAGAGGAGGGGCTGAACAATGCCAGAGCCCAAATGCGCTGCCTGGAAGCCTTTAACGATGCCATGACGGCGCTGTTGACCCAATCCAGTCAGGCTGTCAATGAGAGCCAGGCCATCGCCGCCGAAGTTGCCACTCAGGTTTCCGCCATCGAAGACGCCCTGAGTGGCAAAGCACAGGCTTAATAAAGACCCGGCTTAGCCGGGTCTGCAATCTCAGAGCGCCGCCAACACTACTTCGGCCTTGCTCACCTCGAAGGCTTTGGGCGCTTCAACGTTCAGCAGGGTTACCACGCCATTATCTACCACCATGGCGTAGCGCTGTGAACGTACGCCGCCGAATGCCCCGGTGTCCATGGTCAGGCCCAATGCCTGGGTAAACTGACCATCGCCGTCGGCCAGCATCTTAATCTCAGCGGCATTCTGGGCATCACCCCAGGCCTTCATTACAAAGGCATCGTTCACGGAAATGCAGGCGATAAAGTCGACACCCTTGGCCTTTATCTCGTCGGCCAGCACCACGTAACCGGGCAGGTGAGCCGCAGAGCAGGTAGGGGTGAAAGCGCCGGGAACGGCAAATACTACGGCTTTTTTGCCGGCAAACAGGCTTTGTACATCATGGTTCACCATGCCATCGGCGGTGAGCTCGGCCAGTTGGCCCGCAGGCAGAAATTGACCTGTAGTGATCATAATAAGCTCCAGAGAGGGATTGTTTTCGTCATGCTACTCCCTTTAAGGCATGACAAACACCGAGAAAAAGCAGGGGCAAAAAACACAAACGGCACCCTGTGGCGCCGTTTGTTACTGAGTTGACCTGCAGGGTCATTATTCTCCCTGTTCAGGAGACTTGTTCCCGGCCTGATTACAGGCATAGGGGTCAACACATGTTGCCGTTTCTGGCTCGCTGCGATAAGCCGACAAGCTCTTGGCATCACCCACCTGCTGGGCAACAGCCTGGCGAAGCAGAGGCTGCATGCCTTCAAGGTTAGTGTCCTGCAGTGTGCCGTTGATATCCTGATAAGTAAGCCAGGCGGCATACGCGAGAATGGCATAGCAAATCTGCCGTTTCATGACAATATCCTTCAATTATTCCGATCTGTTACTCAGGAATAGATTCAGCTCTATTCACGGCGAATTTTGTTCAAAAAAATCAGTACTTTCAATAGCAGTTTTTTTGACCAGTCAAAAATATGGCGAAATAAATTGCGCGCAATATATTAATGGCTTCTTATACAACCAGTTACAAAATCAGATACGTTAAAGAGCACAAAAAATTTTTTTATATTTTTTTTCAGGCATGCTATTCCTGTTGGTTGTTAAAGCAGCACTAACGCCCATAGCAAGCGGGATAGCGCCATAGTAGCGACGGCTTATTTACTCAGAAAAAAGGAAACAAGATGACACCGGAGCAATTGGTGCAAGGGCAGCTGGACGCCTATAACGCCCATGACCTGGACGCCTTTTTACGCTTTTTCAGTGACAAGGTGGCCGTTATCCGTCCACCCGCGTCCAAGCCTGTATTGCAGGGTAAGGCCGAATTTGCTGAGTTTTATCGAAAAGAACGCTTTTGTGTACCCACACTCCATGCCGAAGTCAGCAATCGCATGGTGCTGGGAAATAAAGTGATAGACCATGAGCACATCACAGGGTTAGGCCCCGATGCGTTTGAAGTGGCCGTGGTGTATGAAATTCGAGACGGTCTTATCCAAACCCTGTGGAGCTTTGGCGCAGACAAAATTCAGGGAATCCCCGGCAATGACTGATTTCAGGGTTACCAGCGCACTGTCTGACATGAACATGTCCGTCATCCACGGTTTTTTGCAACATTCCTATTGGGCAAAAGGGATCCCGGAAGCCACATTACGCCGCGCCCTTGAAAACAGTCTCTGTTTCGGGCTCTTCTGCGGAAACGACCAAATCGGCTTTGCGCGTATGATCACCGATAAGGCGACCTTCGCGTATCTGGCCGATGTCTTTGTGCTGGAAAGCCACCGCGGACAAGGTGGCTCCAAAGTACTGATGCAGGCCGTAATGGCGCACCCGGAACTCGCCGGGCTGAGACGTATGATGCTGGCCACCAGCGATGCCCATGGTCTGTATCGTCAGTTTGGTTTTACCGACCTGGGCAACCCGGGGATCATGATGGAGATACACCGCCCGAACGTATACCAGCCCTGATACGCTCAACTTCATGGCGGATTTCGGCCACGTATTTGTCGTCGTAGTCCAAACGTTCAAATTCTTCGAGGCAGGCCAGGTACATCTCCAGCCTGCGCTCTGCGGTCAATGTCGGTAAAAAAAGAAAATCCATTTTCTACATCACATCCATGTGATCACTCGGCATAGGTTGAAGTCTGCAGTTTAGAGCAAAATCTCCACTTTCAGTGGATCCGCTCGCTTTGGCAGCGAGAGGCACCTGCTTAGCAAAGCCATAACTTACAATGTGTTAGCCAAATAACGTCAGCGGTCCCCTTACCCGGGTGGCAAATATCGCACAGTAATTGGCGCAGGGGCTTACGCCGAGAGAGGCTTCACACTACAACGCATTGATTTTAATAAAATTACAATATACCGACCGGTTAAAAGCCAAGGACATCCCATGCTCACAGCCCCCCAACTTAAGACGACGCGCCTGGCACTGCGCCCACTGTCCCAACAAGACCTGCCTGCGTTCACCCTCTACCGCCAACAGCCAGAGGTAGCCCGCTATCAAGGCTGGTCAGATTACGACATGGGCAAGGCAGAAGCCCTGCTGAACGCACAGCTGGGCGGTACATTCGGCACAGCCGATTCCTGGTTTCAGATGGCCATTGTCGACAAAGACACCGATGCGCTACTGGGCGACCTGGCGCTGCATTTTATCGACGAGAACCAGCTGGAAATCGGCTTTACCCTGGCTCCCCAACATCAGGGCCAAGGCCTGGCAAAGGAAGCCGTCACCTGTCTGCTGGATTGGTATCTGCTGCAAAGTGCGGGGCACAGGGTGACGGCAATCTGTGATACAGAGAACCTGGCCAGCTGGCGACTACTGGAAGCCCTGGGCTTCAGGCGAGAAGCCCACTGGGTGGAGAATATCTTCTTTAAAGGGGCCTGGGGCTCAGAGTATCAATATGCCCTGCTAGCCCGGGAGTGGCGCTCCCGGCCTGTTGGCATCCTCTGAGGCCAAAGCGCGACCCAGATCAGGAAACGGTACGCCAATCCGCCGAGTCATTCACGCCCCGCTTTGCAGCCCAGCCAAGGACGGTTACCATCAATGCAAGACAGTTTCCGGAACCTTGCCATGGCCAATGTTTTACTGGTAGCCAACCTCAATTGTGACCGCATCTTGTTGCTGGACAAACCCCTGACCAGCGGCGGGCGCTTTCATTACCATGATGGCGGTCAACGCCTGGGAGGCGGTGGCGCCAATACCGGTCTGGGATTGGTATGGGCCGGACACAGGGTCGCCCTGGTCAGTCAGGTCGGCAGAGATAAGGTGGGCGACTGGCTGCTCGCCGAAACCAGCACTGCGGGTATCGATTGCCACCTCATTTCGCGCCGCCCCGGCAATACCTGTGAGATGTTGCTGATGATGACTCCCAATGGTGACCGCACCATCATACGACCCCAGAGACCCGTCTTCGAGTTGCCGGCGCCGCCCCGTTGGCAGCGCTGGGATGTACTCTATATCAACTCGTCCGCCGAAGGCGCCGTCAGCTGGGCCAAAACGGCGCTGGAACATTGTCTGGTGGTTGGGCAACTGGCCAAGGACGAGCGTCAGCGTCCCTGTCATATCCTCATCACCTCGGCATCGGATCTCGCCGGCAGAGCCTCTGGCGACCTGTGGCAGTACGCCAAAGGCATTGCCGGTGACAGCCTGCAGCATTTTATCGTGACCGATGGCGCCAAAGGGGCCCGTGCCTACAGCGAAGCCGGAACCCTGCATGTACCGGCCAGGCCCGCGAATGTGGTTGATACCACGGGGGCGGGTGATGTGTATGCCGCGGGGCTTATTCATGGTTTGGTGTCGGCTCTTACCCTGAAACAGGCCATGGAAGAAGCCGCCATTTGGGCAGCGATTGCTGTGGAAAGTGAAAGCTCTACCCCCGGTGAAGCACTTAAAGATCATCTGGCGGAAAAAGAGGCAGAATGTCATACAACTGCAACCAAGGCGCCCTAGTATAAGCCCCGTGAGATGCATGATTTTGGGTTTGCGCTCCTGAACTTCCCATTTGTCAGTTGTTTGCTCGTTATGTCGCCCCGTCCCCCGAACGGGGCTTTTTTTTTGCGCAAAGTTTGGCCTCTGCCCCAGTGGTGTTTTAGGATTTCCAAAACAGCATGCTCAAGCCTGCCGCCGACACTGAGGAACCCATGCCCTCCGAACTCTGCCTTGCCCTGACCCCAAGATTGGGACTACGCCGCTTCACAGTGGACGATGCGACGGATTTTTACACCCTGAACCGGGATGCAGAAGTACTCAAATACACCGGGGACTTACCCTTTGAGAGCCCAACAGCGGCCCGGGACTTTATCCTGGGGTACCAACATTACCACGACCATGGATTTGGCCGTTGGGCCATTCAGCTTCACTCGGGTGAGTTCATCGGTTTCTGTGGTTTGAAGCGACATGGGGACGCCAGTGTCGACCTGGGTTTCAGATTAATGCGCCCCTTTTGGGGCCAGGGCCTGGCCGCCGAAGCGGCCAGAGCCGCCATGGTGCTGGCCATCGATAAGTACGGCCTGACTGAGCTGATAGCCCGCGCCATGGCAGGTAACGGCGCCAGCATCGCCCTGCTGGGCAAACTCGGCTTCACCCCAAAAGCCGGATTGGATACCCCACCCTGGCTGGGCTTTGCCGCCAATCTGACCCGGGGAGCCCTGGTGGATGACTTGGCGTTGTGGCGCGCCGCTGTTACTCTGACGCCCTAGTCAGGGATTAGGGTAACAGCACAGGGGAGCGCCTCATTGTCCGCTACATTCATCACCAAATCAGCCCTCTATCACGGTACAGACAGCAGTCAACTCGGCCAGGTATCCAGCGGTATCGCACACAAACAGCGCGCAGCAGTACTGCAAGTCACAGCACAGGGCATTGTGGGCGATGCCCAGGTGGATACCCGCCACCATGGCGGACCTGACAGGGCGGTGCATCATTTTCCCCGGGAACATTACGGCGAGTATCGCCGACGGGATATGTTCCGGGGTTTTGTGGATGCCCCGGCAATGGGTGAAAACATCAGTACCGTTGGCCTGACGGAAGAAACACTGCACATTGGTGACATTCTCAGCTTTGGCAGCACAGTACTGCAGGTGACTCAGCCACGCTCTCCCTGTTTTAAGCTGGATTTACGCTTCGCCTACCCCGGCTTTGCGCTGGTGATGCAAACGCTGGGTAAAAGTGGCTGGTTCTACCGTGTGCTGACGCCCGGTGAAATCACTGAAACCGATACTCTGCAGCTGAAAGAACGCCTGTCTGACATCAGTGTGGCAGATGCCATGCAGTGTTATTTTTCGGCTGAGTTTCACGAAACGGGTTATCGGCGATTGCTGGCATGCCCGGGCCTAGCCCAAAGCTGGCGCAACAGCCTGGAAAAGCGCCTTGCCAGCGGCAAAATTGAAGACTGGCGCCCGCGCTTGATGGGTCCGGGGCAATAACACTGGCCCAGATTCAACGAACAAGCTACAGGCCTATGCCCGTATTCTCGGCAGGCTTTAACACTGTCTTTCAAAACAAAAAGCCCGGCAATGCCGGGCTTATTTACATCCAGATGAGACATTAATCCACGTAAGTGGTGTCCCAGTCGCCATAGTTGGCATCACCGGCATAAATGGTCAGCGGCAGATCGCCAAACACACCACGGATGCTCTCGGCTACGGTGTTAGCCACCTCGGCCACACTGCCCTGACCAGAGAAGAAACTCACAGACACATGGTAGCGGTCGTTGTAATAGGCAATCAGCAGATCCCAACCGTTTTCGATTTCCTGATTGGCCAGGGCTTCATCCAGCGCTTCGAACTTGTCTTCATCAGCCTGAAAGCGAAATTCGATACAGGTTTCAGCCCAGGGACCCAGCGCCAGCTTCTTCAGGTGACGAGCCTTGTGGTGGGATTTAACTTGTGGCCTTTCCAGCTCCGGGACGGCGATTACTGACATGGTATTTCCTCTGATTTAGTGCCGCGACAGGGCACCGATAATTGCAGTAGACCCGGGCAGGTTACGCCACTCTGGCCCGGGTCGCAAGCGCTTGTGTCCGGCGCTGCGAGCCCGGCCCAGCGATGATTTACACCTTAAAGCGAGCCACCAGCTGATCGAGGCGAGTGGCAAGGGCATTGAGATCTTTACTGGCTCGGGCAGCTGCCTGAGCCGTTGCTGCGGTGCGCTGGGTGATGTCGTTAATCTCAGTCACATTGCGGTTGATATCTTCCACTACGGTCGATTGCTCTTCGGTTGCGGCAGCCACCTGAATATTCATGTCGCTGATAAGTCCAATCTGATCGGAAATGCCACTCAGGGTATTGCTGGCTTCATCAACCGCCGACACCCCTTCCTGGGAGCGGCTGCGGCTCTGGGACATGGCATTGACCGCCCTGGCCGATTCGGATTGCAGCTTATCTATCATTACCTGCACCTCATCGGTGGAGGCCGCAGTGCGGGATGCCAGATTACGCACCTCGTCGGCCACAACGGCAAATCCACGGCCGGCTTCCCCGGCGCGGGCAGCCTCGATGGCGGCATTGAGCGCCAGCAGGTTGGTTTGCTCTGAAATCGCGCGGATCACGTCCAGAATACTGCCGATGGACTTGGTATGGGTGGCCAGGGACTCAATCACCTCACCCACCTGAGACACATCTTTGGAAAGCTGATTGATGGTATCCCGCGCCTGGGTCACCACCTTCTGACCCGAGCCAGAGGCCCGGTCGGCGTCCTTGGCGGCTTCGGCAGCCTGGGCTGCGTTGGCGGCAATCTCGTTCACTGTGGCGCCCATCTCGTTGATGGCGGTCACCACCTGCATGGTGCGGTCTTTCTGATCCTGGCTGTCTTCCAATGTTTGCTGTGCCTGGCGTGACACATCAATGGCCGACTTGCCAAGCTGCTCGCTGGTTTGGGCCACTTCAATCACAGAGTCCTGGATTTTGCTGATAAAGCTGTTAAAGCCGCTGGCAAGTTGCGCCAATTCATCTTCACCCTGCACCGGCAAACGCTGGCGTAAGTCCCCTTCACCCTCACCTATATCACGGAACATACGTGCAACGGCGGCGATAGGCTTACTGACACTGGAAGCGACAAAACCAGACAACACCACAAAAGCGAGTGCAATCAACAAAGTAGAAAATAGAATTTTCAGCGCGGCGTCATCCAGCAGGGCGAACACTTCAGCCTCTGGCACCTGAGCGACCAAGTACCAATCGATGGAGGGTAAATAGCTACTGGCCACCATCATGGGCTGACCGTCCACTTCCACCTCCATGTAGTTGAAATCGGCCCTGGACAACAAGCTGCCGCTTTTACCATACAAGGAGTTGAGCGTGGCCTTACGAATTTTGCCGGGATCTGAGTGCAGTTGCACTTCACCCTTCGCATCGACCAGATAGACAAAGCCGGATTCTTCCAGCTTAAAAGACTTGAGCCGCTGCACCATGGCATCCAGCGACTTGGCCAGTCCCGCAAGGCCGCGACCATTGAGCTGCTGATAGTTGATAAACAGCTTCACTTCACCGTTGGCTTCGGTAAACACATTCAGGCTTTGCTGCACACCGCTGCTGCGATAATCGAAAAACCAGCCGTCCTGTTCCGGGGTCAGTACCCGCAAGAAGCCACCCTGGGTGTAGTAAGCACCGGTTTCGCGGTCGGCATAGGAAGCCTGTGCCAGCTGGTACTGACTGGCCACATCCTGCAACTGGGCAACCACTCTGGACTCGTCTTCTGCAGGACGCCCCTGCTCAAGCCATTTGCCTAACATGCGGCTATCAGCCAGCTGCTTTGCAGCGTTTAGCAGGCTTACCATGTCTTTTTCAAGCTCGTTGCGGATACTCAGCATTTTGGCCGGCATTTCTGAGCCCAGCATCCGCTGCTCTACCACGTCTCTGGCGCTGTGCTGCCCCAATAGCCCCACCGCGACGGTGGAAAGGATCACCGCCAGCGAGACAGTAAGCAAAATCTTTTGTTTGATGGTAAGCATGTTTAAGTTCATTGCCTTATTCTTCCTGAAGCTGAGGAAATAGGGATAAATACTCACTATGCAGTATTGACCCTAATAAGCGTTTTTTCCGCTTGGCTCAGAAATAATGCATAAAAAGTAATAACGCCGCCCATTGCGGTGACAAGGGGGCTAACAGTGGGCACTGAAGAAAAAATGAGCTTATGATTTTTAGGCGGCGAATTATGGCGAAAGATTGGGCAATTCGCAATTACCTGATATAAAAAAGCCGGAGAATTTCTTCTCCGGCCAATGAGTTGCTTACAACCACCCTTACATGTTGGGATAGTTGGGGCCACCGGCGCCTTCTGGGGTTACCCAGGTAATATTCTGGCTGGGGTCCTTGATGTCACAGGTCTTGCAGTGGATACAATTCTGACCATTGATGACAAACTTCTTTTCACCCGCTTCTTCGACCACTTCATACACACCGGCTGGACAGTATCGCTGCGCCGGCTCATCAAACTTTGGCAGGTTAACTGCCAGCGGTACGGCGGCATCCTTGAGGCGCAGATGGCAGGGCTGGTCTTCCTCATGGAAGGTGTTGGACAAATAAACAGAAGAAAGCTTGTCGAAGCTCAGTTTACCGTCTGCCTTGGGATAATCGATTTTGGGGAAATCGCTCGCCAGACCCATTTGGGCGTAGTCTGCTTTGTTGTCACGCAGGGTGATGGGTAGCTTGCCGCCGAAAATATTCTGGTCGATAAAGTTGAAAGCGCCGCCCAGGAAGGTACCGAACTTGTGCATGGCCGGACCAAAGTTACGGGAGCGGTGCAGCTC
This sequence is a window from Shewanella zhangzhouensis. Protein-coding genes within it:
- the greB gene encoding transcription elongation factor GreB, with protein sequence MTEKAHLITRKGWEALDKELKYLWKEYRPEITLKVQEAAAQGDRSENADYTYNKRLLRQIDSRVRYLIKRLEVLKIVDYSPQQEGKVFFGAWVELENDEGAVVRYRIVGKDEIDTKKGYITIDSPMARALIGKQVDDEVVVQTPSGRKEWFINEIRYQPFDGMEA
- the ompR gene encoding osmolarity response regulator transcription factor OmpR yields the protein MGQETSKILVVDDDMRLRALLERYLVEQGFQVRAAANAEQMDRLLERENFHLLVLDLMLPGEDGLSICRRLRQTGSPLPIIMLTAKGDEVDRIIGLELGADDYLPKPFNPRELLARIKAVMRRQTQEIPGAPAQQEEEVGFGEFHLNLATREMYRGDESIALTSGEFAVLKVLVTHPREPLSRDKLMNLARGRDYSALERSIDVQVSRLRRLIEKDPANPRYIQTVWGLGYVFVPDGSARR
- the envZ gene encoding two-component system sensor histidine kinase EnvZ → MKLRWWQRLLPRSAFSQTVMLIGCLLLINQLFSYVSVALYVIKPSYQQINQLIARQINFLFTEEAVIGREYLSLVDALNAKVGDGSMHVFNQKQAKEAGIDNATYYGLLSNQMSEYLGGNAEVRITQGETVQIWIRPPQAPSVWIRVPLSSFNELEMSLLTLYLMVIGALSVAGGWLFARRQSKPLKALQKAAINVSRGEYPEAIPPAGSSEIVEVTHAFNQMAHSMRMLEQDRALMMAGISHDLRTPLTRIRLASEMMVDEDAYLRDGIIADIDDMNAIINQFIAYIRQDQEAVWEKADINQLVSEYAQAESKRDGVIELALGSCQAIPVQVIAIKRVLGNLVENAFRYGRGWIRISTRMEKSALVLTVEDNGPGIPVDQIPKLFQPFTQGDMARGSLGSGLGLAIIKRIVDRHQGKVKLSNRVEGGLKAEVFLPLE
- a CDS encoding methyl-accepting chemotaxis protein, translated to MKISTLSLGASALLLVLASLMAATLLWTSNQRQQLEFQTSELNRLQQHFVIDVRRLLESYLTSGDASRLEAARNQLADMSTSLTVLEPSQAESLASRLDTFGSELDGKYRAAGKLAGNPRQLLSHAETELLDFNRLLAAYAREGLETSPDKASQLLALTAELPPLVYGLSQQTHGYLIDKDTRLKGILDSSLDSLEQWRAALTNAPLLGLLETIDEDALMPGEEPPPAQDRAESLIAELDSLSGRYRREIDNTHKLLTDNQQTQAALRSAIADTESLLLAMVDEQHLRSQHLKQQMQLILYAMAAALAIYAFFYLVIQQKRVVKPLKRLNQAFMQLTETGQRQQLDVRSRCETGQIAGHFNRLLQRFEVEDEAQRHRISGISATLDQLRRQIADMANSAEATGEIVTQARERTEELRMLASEVSDNSTRVASDANTTVERMTQSQAGAEEMLSAIKETRGAVEDCNSSLLSLNGSVSKVAGIIDVIGNIAEQTNLLALNAAIEAARAGEQGRGFAVVADEVRSLSQRTQVSLKEIQNILGELKGASDQLALRVDGIDSATGTQQQKASQLWEAAEAVREHAGVMAGTAEEGLNNARAQMRCLEAFNDAMTALLTQSSQAVNESQAIAAEVATQVSAIEDALSGKAQA
- a CDS encoding peroxiredoxin codes for the protein MITTGQFLPAGQLAELTADGMVNHDVQSLFAGKKAVVFAVPGAFTPTCSAAHLPGYVVLADEIKAKGVDFIACISVNDAFVMKAWGDAQNAAEIKMLADGDGQFTQALGLTMDTGAFGGVRSQRYAMVVDNGVVTLLNVEAPKAFEVSKAEVVLAAL
- a CDS encoding nuclear transport factor 2 family protein, encoding MTPEQLVQGQLDAYNAHDLDAFLRFFSDKVAVIRPPASKPVLQGKAEFAEFYRKERFCVPTLHAEVSNRMVLGNKVIDHEHITGLGPDAFEVAVVYEIRDGLIQTLWSFGADKIQGIPGND
- a CDS encoding GNAT family N-acetyltransferase, with the protein product MTDFRVTSALSDMNMSVIHGFLQHSYWAKGIPEATLRRALENSLCFGLFCGNDQIGFARMITDKATFAYLADVFVLESHRGQGGSKVLMQAVMAHPELAGLRRMMLATSDAHGLYRQFGFTDLGNPGIMMEIHRPNVYQP